Within the Candidatus Thermoplasmatota archaeon genome, the region ATCTGACAATACTCTTGGATTGTATCGTCAAATTTTTCAGAATCTACTACCTTATTAACAATTCCAAGCTGTTCAGCTTCTTCGACAGTAAATGTTTTTGCAGTCATGATATATTCACAAGCTTTCTGATATCCGACAAGCCTTGTAAAAAACTGAGTTCCGCACCCTGGAGCAAGACCGATACCAATAAATGCCGTGCCAAGTTTTATTCCCTTAACCGCGATAATGATATCACCTGCAAGTGCAAGCGAAAGACCTGCACCAAATGCAGATCCGTTTACTCCAATAATAATTGGTTTCTCCATTGATCGCATCTCAAGAACACAACGGTGTATCATCTGAGTTAATTTCCGTAAAAATTTTGGTTTATCAGCAGCAGCAAACATCTCTTTAATATCACCACCACCACAAAATCCGTTCCCTGCGCCTCTCAGAACAACCACGCGAACATCTTGATTCTGGCGAATTTGATGCAATGTGTAGTATAGTTCTTGACCAAGTTGTATATCAAAGGAATTTAACCGTTCAGGTCGGTTCAATACTATGGTTCCAACAGAATCTTTGATAGTTACTACTAACGTTTCTACGCTCATACGATACTTCGAATAAAACTTCAGCTTTTAAAACTATAGAAATTTTCAGGCAGCTACTGTCGACTACTGTTGATATCCTCCGATTTGGAGACTTGGATCGCCGAGTAAAACCCATTCCTGAACTGTTTTACAATCAACTAAGGCCGCAGATTGTTCATGATCATTCCAGTCCATATCCCAATCAATTGGAAATTGATTAAGATAATCGGTAATCGTTGTTCCATGTGTTTGGCCAAGAATAGTAATATCTCGATTGCGGTATACATCAAAGAAATGAGATTCAATCCAACCACCAAGATATTGAATGCAATCAGGGATGCCATCGGGGACTGATCCTGGGATCTCATCAGGTGGACTGGGTCCATCTCCAATCGTGCCATATCCAAGACCAGTACAGCCGATCGTTGCGATGGATCCACCATTTGGAACAGTTGCCATTAGCCACGACCAGCATTTCGGTGTCGCCTCACCCCATATCCGTGCACGTTTACCAAAAATCTTCAACAGTGATACATCAAATTGGCTGTTGTGGCATCCACCGACGATGAGAATCGGTCGTTTGTCCCCGTTCGTCAATTGTTTTATCGAAGATAAACCAAAACCGATCCACGTACTAAAATTTCCATGAGGATGTGTCGCCCATGAACTTGGGTTGCCATGACCTGAAAAGATCACAAAACCATGTCCCTCAGAAATAGTTTTTTTCATATTCTCTGTGGTAAGCTGGATGTCGCCATCTTCAACCCAAACACGGATTTGCCTAAACCCAGTCATAAAATTTAACGCATGGTTGATCTCTACTTGCCCTTCGATATAATCTGTTGAGGTATTCCAACTAATATCATCAAAGCTGTCTCCTCCGATACCAACTATTGAATTGAACCAACTTTTTCCATGCGTTGTTGTCTCATACGTTATAATTCGATCGATCAGGGGATCAATTTGGAACAGATACTGGCAGGGCAATCGTCCTACGTACATATCAGGATACAGATCCAGGACAT harbors:
- a CDS encoding enoyl-CoA hydratase/isomerase family protein, producing MSVETLVVTIKDSVGTIVLNRPERLNSFDIQLGQELYYTLHQIRQNQDVRVVVLRGAGNGFCGGGDIKEMFAAADKPKFLRKLTQMIHRCVLEMRSMEKPIIIGVNGSAFGAGLSLALAGDIIIAVKGIKLGTAFIGIGLAPGCGTQFFTRLVGYQKACEYIMTAKTFTVEEAEQLGIVNKVVDSEKFDDTIQEYCQIFKHLAPVAVGKAKMLINKSMENNMKNHLQLESRIASYSAGTEDFTEGITAFIEKRKPIFQGK